In the genome of Xanthomonas translucens pv. cerealis, one region contains:
- a CDS encoding rhomboid family intramembrane serine protease — translation MFPRLPPVTQALLIGNVAVFLLQLLLGDDTFAPFMLWPISNFDAFSPGQNFQIWQLLTYGFLHGGFSHLLFNMLALYMFGGPLEQTWGNKRFLTYYLVCVAGAGLCQVLVGWWTVSNGGDPYPTLGASGGVFGLLLAFGMLFPNQRVMLLFPPIPMKARTFVIVFGALELIMGFTGWQPGVAHFAHLGGMLFGWLLIRYWRGQPPFGKRKPPRPRIVR, via the coding sequence ATGTTCCCCAGACTTCCGCCTGTGACCCAAGCCCTGCTGATCGGCAATGTGGCCGTGTTCCTGCTGCAGCTATTGCTGGGCGACGACACCTTCGCGCCCTTCATGCTGTGGCCGATCAGTAACTTCGATGCGTTTTCGCCGGGGCAGAACTTCCAGATCTGGCAGCTGCTGACCTACGGCTTCCTGCATGGCGGCTTCTCGCATCTGTTGTTCAATATGCTGGCGCTGTACATGTTCGGCGGTCCGCTGGAGCAGACCTGGGGCAACAAGCGCTTCCTGACCTACTACCTGGTGTGCGTGGCCGGCGCCGGCCTGTGCCAGGTGCTGGTGGGCTGGTGGACGGTAAGCAACGGCGGCGATCCGTATCCGACCCTGGGCGCCTCCGGCGGCGTGTTCGGCCTGTTGCTGGCGTTCGGCATGCTGTTCCCGAACCAGCGGGTGATGCTGCTGTTCCCGCCGATTCCGATGAAGGCGCGCACCTTCGTGATCGTGTTCGGCGCGCTGGAGCTGATCATGGGCTTCACCGGCTGGCAGCCGGGCGTGGCGCACTTCGCGCACCTGGGCGGCATGCTGTTCGGCTGGCTGCTGATCCGCTACTGGCGCGGCCAGCCGCCGTTCGGCAAGCGCAAGCCGCCGCGGCCGCGGATCGTGCGCTGA
- a CDS encoding MGMT family protein: MSGRRAAPHAEASALAQARILATIRAIPSGQVRGYGEVAMLAGLPGRARLVARVLGGNTDTTLPWHRVLRSNGRIAFAEGSRGFREQCQRLRGEGVAVQGGRVKRDPTPARDLDAALWGPQ, encoded by the coding sequence ATGAGCGGGCGCCGCGCCGCACCCCACGCCGAGGCATCGGCACTGGCCCAGGCCCGCATCCTGGCGACGATCCGCGCGATTCCTTCAGGCCAGGTGCGCGGCTACGGCGAGGTGGCGATGCTGGCCGGCTTGCCTGGCCGCGCGCGGCTGGTCGCACGCGTGCTCGGCGGCAACACCGATACCACGCTGCCCTGGCACCGGGTGCTGCGCAGCAACGGGCGTATCGCCTTCGCGGAAGGCTCGCGCGGCTTCCGCGAACAGTGCCAGCGGCTGCGCGGCGAAGGCGTGGCGGTGCAGGGCGGACGGGTGAAGCGCGACCCAACGCCGGCGCGCGATCTCGACGCGGCGTTATGGGGTCCGCAATAG
- a CDS encoding DMT family transporter, whose product MSAPGRSTPAPLASASADMRGVLLAAAGAIGFSGKAIIVKLGYRYGVDAVTLLALRMLVALPCFAAMALWAARRAPPLQRGDRWRICALGVLGYYVASYLDFLGLAYITATLERLILYLTPTLVLLIGVLVFRRRPQRRQLWALVLSYLGVLLAFGHDLQVGGARTAWGSLLVFGSAMAYALYLVGSGHVVARIGAVRLTAYASLVACVLCIVQFLLLRPLHGLLLPTPVYALSLLNGSVCTALPVLATMLALRRIGSGLASQIGMLGPVSTIVLSVLLLGEAMGPWQIAGTLLVLGGVLLVSRPSRMLPP is encoded by the coding sequence ATGAGCGCGCCCGGACGCTCGACTCCCGCCCCGCTGGCGAGCGCGTCCGCCGACATGCGCGGCGTGCTGCTCGCTGCCGCCGGCGCGATCGGGTTTTCTGGCAAGGCGATCATCGTCAAGCTCGGCTATCGCTATGGCGTGGACGCGGTGACCCTGCTGGCGCTGCGCATGCTGGTGGCGCTGCCGTGCTTCGCGGCGATGGCGCTTTGGGCCGCGCGCCGCGCGCCGCCGTTGCAGCGTGGCGACCGCTGGCGCATCTGCGCGCTCGGCGTGCTCGGCTACTACGTGGCTAGCTACCTGGATTTCCTCGGTCTGGCCTACATCACCGCCACGCTGGAGCGGCTGATCCTGTACCTGACCCCGACCCTGGTGCTGCTGATCGGCGTGCTGGTCTTCCGTCGCCGGCCGCAGCGCCGCCAGCTGTGGGCGCTGGTACTGAGCTATCTCGGCGTGCTGCTTGCCTTCGGCCATGACCTGCAGGTCGGCGGCGCGCGCACCGCCTGGGGTAGCCTGCTGGTGTTCGGCAGCGCGATGGCCTATGCGCTGTACCTGGTCGGCAGCGGGCATGTGGTGGCGCGGATCGGCGCGGTGCGGCTGACCGCCTACGCCAGCCTGGTCGCCTGCGTGCTGTGCATCGTCCAGTTCCTGCTGCTGCGGCCGTTGCACGGCTTGCTGCTGCCGACGCCGGTGTATGCGCTGTCGCTGCTCAACGGCTCGGTGTGCACGGCGCTGCCGGTGCTGGCGACGATGCTGGCGCTGCGGCGCATCGGCTCGGGCCTGGCCTCGCAGATCGGCATGCTCGGTCCGGTCTCGACGATCGTGCTCAGCGTACTGCTGCTGGGCGAGGCAATGGGGCCTTGGCAGATCGCCGGCACGCTGCTGGTGCTGGGCGGGGTGCTGCTGGTATCGCGGCCGTCGCGGATGCTGCCGCCATGA
- the xopX gene encoding XopX family type III secretion system effector, translating into MYSKSVSPSTGTSPPEISTEAAPAAPHATAPPPAEAPVPGFLAERAPRRSSSDADRPATAPATPEQTAAHVEPATPQDSGDHVAASSLAHARAFLAAGAQRVNGAASHAATLATSAWSSSASSIASAAEQVWTMSDLRTMLQLQANDPEFLRILRGIDPEQPADYTLALCREHMEQLKILCKDNTTDSDHSNDMPQHLRKAIRRDIRAVEKALDPLENGTPATGRALKSLVNLVNTWPVLVPSPLLANQAKTFAYTIAGVTKGVLGLSMSALRSTADGMPFPLWSGQLGREANEVHFYVGLLNGIFLATEVPKKYFSESVKQTAEAIDDSLYFRTGAVVAAAAVLLTPFVWNNVKQIAGRARDGAMRMAASGAERVGLSALAKPLHDRLDPIQVSAELRTSLNEIWLQLENGRAAFEQSRRDFTAPGSGRELTRTLNSQCTHLLETLHNCSERFSSAVGLDRTQEGIATHGSRNSDFASKLALTILAAGVTGSTVFLIQPDKIGTADVVADALVVTAVMAQSAWNKQATRQDAMERFKTMNAVSMVMVLALGADKLSKIFTPEGLIESSANSPYYAGLVMALMSMTMPGPMARGAELAMNWAAGKIIGRCTDANGTTLVTRQAQTVQELQEHMASVQEHVAGLNPEQLERYEEQVGANVQNLIANAGAARQPARTSGVTISEIEEEEPTPPAHEAGVEPAATHSPAHGASQPS; encoded by the coding sequence ATGTACAGCAAATCCGTTAGCCCATCGACCGGTACCTCGCCGCCGGAGATTTCCACCGAAGCAGCGCCCGCAGCCCCTCACGCAACGGCGCCACCTCCAGCCGAGGCGCCCGTGCCAGGCTTTTTGGCAGAGCGGGCGCCTCGCCGTAGTAGCAGCGATGCCGACAGACCCGCCACCGCGCCGGCGACACCTGAGCAAACGGCTGCGCACGTAGAACCTGCGACGCCCCAGGACAGCGGCGATCACGTGGCGGCTTCGTCTCTGGCGCATGCCCGCGCCTTCCTGGCGGCGGGTGCGCAGCGGGTCAACGGCGCCGCTTCGCATGCGGCCACACTGGCCACGTCGGCGTGGAGTAGCAGCGCATCCAGCATCGCATCGGCCGCCGAGCAGGTGTGGACGATGAGCGACCTGCGCACCATGCTGCAGTTACAGGCGAATGATCCAGAATTCCTGAGAATTCTGCGTGGTATCGATCCGGAGCAGCCAGCCGATTACACCTTGGCCTTGTGCCGCGAGCACATGGAGCAACTGAAGATACTGTGCAAGGATAATACGACTGATTCGGATCATTCGAATGATATGCCGCAGCATCTGCGCAAGGCGATTCGGAGGGATATCCGAGCGGTGGAGAAGGCGCTGGATCCGCTCGAAAATGGCACACCGGCAACGGGCCGAGCGCTGAAGTCCCTGGTCAACCTGGTCAATACCTGGCCGGTGCTGGTTCCCAGCCCGCTGCTGGCCAATCAGGCCAAGACGTTCGCCTACACGATCGCTGGCGTCACCAAGGGCGTCCTCGGGCTGTCGATGTCGGCATTGCGCTCGACCGCCGATGGCATGCCTTTTCCGCTGTGGAGCGGCCAATTGGGCCGGGAAGCCAACGAAGTCCATTTCTATGTGGGGCTGCTCAATGGCATTTTTCTTGCCACCGAAGTGCCCAAGAAATATTTCTCGGAATCGGTGAAGCAGACGGCCGAAGCGATCGACGACAGTCTCTACTTCCGTACAGGCGCCGTCGTCGCTGCCGCCGCCGTGCTGTTGACTCCGTTCGTCTGGAACAACGTCAAACAGATCGCCGGCCGGGCTCGCGATGGTGCCATGCGCATGGCCGCCAGTGGTGCGGAACGGGTCGGCCTAAGCGCTTTGGCGAAGCCGTTGCACGACCGGCTCGATCCCATCCAGGTCAGCGCAGAACTGCGCACTAGCTTGAACGAGATCTGGCTGCAGCTGGAGAACGGGCGCGCGGCATTCGAGCAAAGCCGCCGCGACTTCACCGCCCCAGGCAGCGGGCGCGAACTCACCCGCACGCTGAATTCCCAGTGCACCCATTTGCTGGAAACCTTGCACAACTGCAGCGAACGCTTCAGTAGCGCGGTGGGACTGGATCGCACGCAGGAGGGCATCGCGACGCATGGGTCGAGAAACTCCGATTTTGCTTCGAAACTGGCATTGACCATCCTGGCTGCCGGCGTCACCGGATCCACCGTGTTCTTGATCCAGCCCGACAAGATCGGCACCGCGGATGTGGTGGCCGATGCACTGGTGGTGACCGCAGTCATGGCGCAATCGGCCTGGAACAAGCAGGCCACCCGGCAAGACGCGATGGAACGCTTCAAGACGATGAACGCAGTCAGCATGGTGATGGTTCTCGCCCTAGGTGCGGACAAGTTGTCCAAGATCTTCACGCCCGAGGGCTTGATCGAGTCGTCCGCGAACTCGCCTTATTACGCAGGGCTGGTGATGGCGCTCATGTCGATGACGATGCCCGGCCCGATGGCGCGCGGCGCCGAGTTGGCGATGAACTGGGCCGCTGGCAAGATCATCGGCCGGTGCACGGATGCGAACGGCACCACCCTGGTCACACGCCAAGCGCAGACCGTCCAAGAGTTGCAGGAACACATGGCCAGCGTGCAGGAGCACGTCGCCGGCCTGAATCCCGAACAGCTAGAGCGGTACGAGGAACAGGTAGGCGCCAACGTGCAAAATCTCATCGCCAACGCTGGCGCAGCGCGGCAGCCGGCGCGAACGTCCGGCGTGACGATCAGCGAAATCGAAGAAGAAGAACCGACGCCGCCAGCGCACGAGGCGGGCGTCGAACCAGCGGCCACGCACAGCCCCGCGCATGGCGCATCCCAACCTAGCTGA
- the xopX gene encoding XopX family type III secretion system effector produces the protein MYSKSVSASSGTPLPEISTEAAPAAPHATAPPPAEAPVSGVLAERAPRRSSSDADRPTTAPATPEQTAAHVEPATPQDSGDHAAASPLAHARAFLAAGAQRVNGAASHAATLATSAWSSSASSIASAAEQVWTMSDLRTMLQLQANDPEFLKILRGSDPEQPAGYTLASCRKHVKQLRTLCNDNSNDMPKHLRSAILSDIQAVEKALDPLENGTPATGRALKSLVNLVNAWPLLVPSPLLANQAKTFAYSIAGATRGVLGVSMSALRSTADGMPFPLLGGQLGREANEMHFYAWLLNGIFLATEVPKKYFSGSVKQKAEAIDNSLYFRSGAAVAAAAVLVTPFVWNNVKQIAGLARDGAIRMAANGAERVGLSDWAKPLHDRLDPIQVSEELRTSLNHIWLQLENGRTAFEQSRRNFTEDGGRELTSTLNSQCTHLLETLHNCSERFSNALGLDRTQEGIAPQGTKNSDFSSKLALTILGAGVTGSTVFFIQPDKIGTADLVADSMVVTAVMAQSAWNKQATRQDAMERFKAMSAGSMVMALALGADKFSKSFTPNGLIESSPNSPYYAGLVMTLMSMTMPGPMARGAELAMNWAAGKIIGRCTDANGTTLVTRQAQTVQELQEHVASVQEHVAGLNPEQLEQYEEQVGANVQNLIANAGIARQTARTSGVTISEIEEEEPTPPAHEAGVEPAATHSPAHGASQPS, from the coding sequence ATGTACAGCAAATCCGTTAGCGCATCGTCCGGCACCCCACTACCGGAGATTTCCACCGAAGCAGCGCCCGCAGCGCCTCACGCAACGGCGCCGCCGCCAGCCGAAGCGCCCGTGTCAGGCGTTTTGGCGGAGCGGGCGCCTCGCCGTAGTAGCAGCGATGCCGACAGACCCACCACCGCGCCGGCGACACCTGAGCAAACGGCTGCGCACGTAGAACCTGCGACGCCCCAGGACAGCGGCGATCACGCGGCGGCTTCGCCCCTGGCGCATGCCCGCGCCTTCCTGGCGGCGGGTGCGCAGCGGGTCAACGGCGCCGCTTCGCATGCGGCCACACTGGCCACGTCGGCGTGGAGTAGCAGCGCATCCAGCATCGCATCGGCCGCCGAGCAGGTGTGGACGATGAGCGACCTGCGCACCATGCTGCAGTTACAGGCGAACGATCCAGAATTCCTGAAAATTCTGCGTGGCAGCGATCCGGAGCAGCCAGCCGGCTACACCTTGGCCTCGTGCCGCAAGCACGTGAAGCAACTGAGGACACTGTGCAACGATAATTCGAATGATATGCCGAAGCATCTGCGCAGCGCGATTCTGAGCGATATCCAAGCGGTGGAGAAGGCGCTGGATCCGCTCGAAAATGGCACACCGGCGACGGGCCGGGCGCTGAAGTCCTTGGTCAACCTGGTCAATGCCTGGCCATTGCTGGTTCCCAGCCCGCTGCTGGCCAATCAGGCCAAGACGTTCGCCTACTCGATCGCTGGCGCCACCAGGGGCGTCCTCGGGGTGTCGATGTCGGCATTGCGCTCGACCGCCGATGGCATGCCTTTTCCGCTGTTGGGCGGCCAATTGGGCCGGGAAGCCAACGAAATGCATTTCTATGCGTGGCTGCTCAATGGCATTTTTCTTGCCACCGAAGTGCCCAAGAAATATTTCTCGGGATCGGTGAAGCAAAAGGCCGAAGCGATCGACAACAGCCTCTACTTCCGTTCGGGCGCCGCCGTCGCTGCCGCCGCCGTGCTGGTGACTCCGTTCGTCTGGAACAACGTCAAACAGATCGCCGGCCTAGCTCGCGATGGTGCCATACGTATGGCCGCCAATGGTGCCGAACGGGTCGGCCTAAGCGATTGGGCGAAGCCGTTGCACGACCGGCTCGATCCCATCCAGGTCAGCGAAGAACTGCGCACTAGCTTGAACCATATCTGGCTGCAGCTGGAGAACGGGCGAACGGCATTCGAGCAAAGCCGCCGCAACTTCACCGAAGACGGCGGGCGGGAACTCACCAGTACGCTCAATTCCCAGTGCACCCATTTGCTGGAAACCTTGCACAACTGCAGCGAACGCTTCAGTAACGCGTTGGGACTGGATCGCACGCAGGAGGGCATCGCGCCGCAGGGGACGAAGAACTCCGATTTCTCTTCCAAACTGGCGTTGACCATCCTGGGTGCAGGCGTCACCGGATCCACCGTGTTCTTCATCCAACCCGACAAGATCGGCACCGCGGATCTGGTGGCCGATTCGATGGTGGTGACCGCGGTCATGGCGCAATCGGCCTGGAACAAGCAGGCCACCCGACAAGACGCGATGGAACGCTTCAAGGCGATGAGCGCGGGCAGCATGGTGATGGCGCTCGCGCTGGGAGCGGACAAGTTCTCCAAGAGCTTCACGCCCAACGGCCTGATCGAGTCGTCCCCGAACTCGCCGTATTACGCAGGACTGGTGATGACGCTCATGTCGATGACGATGCCCGGCCCGATGGCGCGCGGCGCCGAATTGGCGATGAACTGGGCCGCTGGCAAGATCATCGGCCGGTGCACGGATGCGAACGGCACCACCCTGGTCACACGCCAAGCGCAGACTGTCCAAGAGTTGCAGGAACACGTGGCCAGCGTGCAGGAGCACGTCGCCGGCCTGAATCCCGAACAGCTAGAGCAGTACGAGGAACAGGTAGGCGCCAACGTGCAAAATCTCATCGCCAACGCTGGCATAGCGCGGCAGACGGCGCGAACGTCCGGCGTGACGATCAGCGAAATCGAAGAAGAAGAACCGACGCCGCCAGCGCACGAGGCGGGCGTCGAACCAGCGGCCACGCACAGCCCCGCGCATGGCGCATCCCAACCTAGCTGA
- the gorA gene encoding glutathione-disulfide reductase: protein MSAAAYDYDLLVLGGGSGGLATAFRAAGLGARVAILEPGALGGTCVNIGCVPKKAMWLAADLVGRIDLARDIGFSIPSSTLSWPELVAHRQGYIGNIHGSYRRRLDADGVVLIPQRGRLLDAHTVECGDGVRVSAAHVVIATGAHALRPPIEGAALGLVSDDFFNLCEAPPRVAIVGGGYIAVELAGLLQALGSRVELFVQGKRLLERFDAELALQLGENLRHQGVRLHFGYRASALRRGEQGLQLYDAHAQPSETFDQVFFAIGRRPNSRDIGLEALGVRIGDKREIVVDEYQNTDVPGLYAIGDVAGKVGLTPVAIAAGRKLMERLFGDRRHARLDYDNVPSVVFSHPPLGQVGLGEEQARARYGEAVTVYRSNFRPMLHALAGSPQRSLFKLVCVGEEQRVVGFHLLGDGADEILQGFAVALQLGVTKRQLEDTVAIHPTSAEEVVLMR from the coding sequence GTGAGCGCTGCCGCCTACGACTACGACCTGCTGGTGCTCGGTGGCGGTTCCGGTGGTCTGGCCACCGCGTTCCGCGCCGCCGGCCTCGGCGCGCGCGTGGCGATCCTGGAGCCGGGCGCGCTTGGCGGCACCTGCGTCAACATCGGCTGCGTGCCGAAGAAGGCGATGTGGCTGGCCGCCGATCTGGTCGGGCGCATCGACCTGGCGCGCGACATCGGCTTCTCCATTCCCAGTTCCACCCTGTCGTGGCCGGAACTGGTGGCGCATCGCCAGGGTTATATCGGCAACATCCACGGCAGTTACCGGCGGCGCCTGGATGCCGACGGCGTGGTGTTGATTCCACAGCGCGGCCGGCTGCTGGATGCGCATACGGTGGAATGCGGCGACGGCGTGCGGGTCAGTGCCGCCCATGTGGTGATCGCCACCGGCGCGCACGCGCTGCGGCCGCCGATCGAGGGCGCAGCGCTGGGCCTGGTGTCGGACGATTTCTTCAACCTGTGCGAAGCGCCGCCGCGGGTGGCGATCGTCGGTGGCGGCTATATCGCGGTGGAGCTGGCGGGCCTGCTGCAGGCGCTGGGCAGCCGCGTCGAGTTGTTCGTGCAGGGTAAGCGCCTGCTGGAGCGTTTCGATGCGGAACTGGCTCTGCAGCTCGGCGAGAACCTGCGTCACCAAGGCGTGCGCCTGCATTTCGGCTATCGCGCCAGCGCCCTGCGCCGCGGCGAGCAGGGCTTGCAGTTGTACGACGCGCACGCGCAGCCGAGCGAGACGTTCGACCAGGTGTTCTTCGCGATCGGGCGCCGGCCGAACAGCCGGGACATCGGCCTGGAAGCGCTGGGCGTACGCATCGGCGACAAGCGCGAGATCGTGGTGGACGAGTACCAGAACACCGACGTGCCGGGGCTGTACGCGATCGGCGACGTGGCCGGCAAGGTCGGCCTGACCCCTGTGGCGATCGCCGCCGGGCGCAAGCTGATGGAGCGCCTGTTCGGCGACCGGCGCCACGCGCGGCTGGACTACGACAACGTGCCCAGCGTGGTGTTTTCGCATCCGCCGCTGGGCCAGGTCGGCCTGGGCGAAGAGCAGGCGCGGGCGCGCTATGGCGAGGCGGTGACGGTGTACCGCAGCAATTTCCGGCCGATGCTGCATGCGCTGGCCGGCTCGCCGCAGCGCAGCCTATTCAAGCTGGTGTGCGTCGGCGAAGAGCAGCGGGTGGTCGGCTTCCACCTGCTCGGCGACGGCGCCGACGAGATCCTGCAGGGCTTCGCGGTGGCGCTGCAGCTGGGCGTGACCAAGCGCCAGCTGGAGGACACGGTGGCGATCCATCCGACCTCCGCCGAGGAAGTGGTGCTGATGCGCTGA
- a CDS encoding NAD(P)/FAD-dependent oxidoreductase: MNALPQDDVLIVGAGAIGLATGLALLEAGRQVRILDAGGVGAATSHGNCGTITPSHAPPLAAPGVPWRALRWMLRPDAPLYIRPRLDPALWQWLLRFRARCNARDWLASAQARAALLDDAHTRLVAWIERYGLDCEFKAEGLDYVFGDRRNFEHYAEECVALERLGIRTRVIGGADYLRQQPAFRDVVVGAVHFPGDAHLRPDRYTAELARALRERGATIEEHCRVQALQPDADGVRVDTAHGPRRARDLVLAAGPWSPALAALLGVRLPIQAGKGYSITYTRPVLAPTRPVVLKDPLVCVTTWGSGFRLGSTMEFSGHDTRLNAVRLAALQRAARHYLHEPEGPQLRERWYGWRPMTWDDLPALGRSPRHPHVWLAAGHGMLGISMSSATGQLMADLICGQVPAIDPTPYRVERFQ; the protein is encoded by the coding sequence ATGAACGCGCTCCCGCAAGACGATGTACTGATCGTCGGCGCCGGCGCGATCGGACTGGCCACCGGCCTGGCGCTGCTGGAGGCCGGCCGCCAGGTGCGGATCCTGGACGCGGGTGGCGTCGGCGCTGCGACCTCGCACGGCAACTGCGGCACCATCACCCCCAGCCACGCGCCACCGCTGGCCGCGCCCGGCGTGCCGTGGCGTGCGTTGCGCTGGATGCTGCGTCCGGATGCGCCGCTGTACATCCGCCCGCGCCTGGATCCGGCGCTATGGCAGTGGCTGCTGCGCTTTCGCGCGCGCTGCAATGCGCGCGACTGGCTGGCCAGCGCGCAGGCGCGCGCGGCGCTGCTCGACGATGCGCACACGCGTCTGGTCGCCTGGATCGAGCGCTATGGACTGGACTGCGAATTCAAGGCGGAAGGGCTGGACTACGTGTTCGGCGATCGACGCAACTTCGAGCATTACGCCGAAGAATGCGTGGCGCTGGAACGGCTCGGCATCCGCACCCGGGTAATCGGCGGCGCCGACTACCTGCGCCAGCAGCCGGCGTTCCGCGACGTGGTGGTCGGCGCGGTGCATTTTCCCGGCGATGCGCATCTGCGCCCTGACCGCTATACCGCCGAACTGGCGCGCGCGCTGCGCGAGCGCGGGGCGACGATCGAGGAACACTGCCGGGTGCAGGCGCTGCAGCCGGATGCCGACGGCGTGCGCGTGGACACCGCGCACGGCCCGCGGCGTGCGCGCGACCTGGTGCTGGCGGCCGGGCCATGGTCGCCGGCACTGGCGGCGCTGCTGGGAGTGCGCCTGCCGATCCAGGCCGGCAAGGGCTATTCGATCACCTACACGCGGCCGGTGCTGGCGCCGACGCGGCCGGTGGTGCTGAAGGATCCGCTGGTCTGCGTCACCACCTGGGGCAGCGGTTTCCGCCTTGGCAGCACGATGGAATTCTCTGGTCACGATACGCGCTTGAATGCAGTGCGCCTGGCAGCGTTGCAACGCGCTGCGCGGCATTACCTGCACGAACCGGAAGGCCCGCAGCTGCGCGAGCGCTGGTACGGCTGGCGGCCGATGACCTGGGACGACTTGCCGGCGCTGGGGCGTTCGCCGCGGCATCCTCACGTCTGGCTGGCAGCCGGCCATGGCATGCTCGGCATCAGCATGAGCAGCGCGACAGGACAACTGATGGCCGACCTGATCTGCGGGCAGGTGCCTGCAATCGACCCCACGCCGTACCGCGTGGAGCGTTTCCAGTGA
- a CDS encoding DUF418 domain-containing protein, with translation MDNRRSFARCHALASSAPVLQPVAPAERLVSLDVLRGFALLGILLMNIEGFVGPLDTATTGLDPLLRGADRIADAAVYLLVQGKFYILFALLFGMGFAVMAQRAEAARRAFGGLFVRRSAVLLLIGVLHALLLWSGDILVGYALLGFMLLAFRAAPTRWLPWMALAVYLCSPLLSLLAGASASAAQADPHAAARWHQDMAEQAQLGAVALAQHRQVFGHGSYAEATAQRLRDMVDALGMLVFNAPTIFGMFLLGAWCVRSGLAQQPQRRPRLLAALRWGVLPLGMALMLLSFRLEPWMDPARLDLRLGSAFALATLASGMMALGYAAWLVRLAPALRWLAPAGRMALSNYLLQSLLCTTLFYGYGLGYFERLPRVWQIPFAFALFALQVALSQLWLRRFRFGPAEWLWRSATYLRWQPLRRRDTAEPAQ, from the coding sequence GCGGTTTCGCGCTGCTTGGCATCCTGCTGATGAACATCGAGGGCTTCGTCGGTCCGCTGGATACGGCGACGACCGGGCTGGACCCGCTGCTGCGCGGCGCCGACCGCATCGCCGATGCGGCGGTCTACCTGCTGGTGCAAGGCAAGTTCTACATCTTGTTCGCGTTGCTGTTCGGCATGGGCTTTGCGGTGATGGCGCAGCGCGCCGAGGCGGCGCGGCGCGCGTTCGGCGGCTTGTTCGTGCGCCGCAGCGCGGTGCTGCTGCTGATCGGCGTGCTGCATGCGCTGTTGCTGTGGTCCGGCGACATTCTGGTCGGCTATGCGCTGCTGGGGTTCATGCTGCTGGCCTTTCGCGCAGCGCCCACGCGCTGGCTGCCGTGGATGGCGCTGGCGGTCTATCTGTGCTCGCCGCTGCTGTCGCTGCTGGCGGGCGCGAGCGCTTCGGCGGCGCAGGCCGATCCGCACGCTGCCGCGCGCTGGCACCAGGACATGGCCGAACAGGCGCAACTGGGGGCGGTGGCGCTAGCGCAGCACCGCCAGGTCTTCGGCCATGGCAGCTACGCCGAGGCCACCGCGCAGCGCCTGCGCGATATGGTCGATGCGCTGGGCATGCTGGTGTTCAATGCGCCGACCATCTTCGGCATGTTCCTGCTCGGCGCCTGGTGCGTGCGCAGCGGCCTGGCGCAGCAGCCGCAGCGGCGCCCGCGGTTGCTGGCGGCGCTGCGCTGGGGCGTGCTGCCGCTGGGCATGGCGCTGATGCTGCTGAGCTTCCGGCTGGAGCCGTGGATGGATCCGGCGCGCCTGGACCTGCGCCTGGGTAGCGCCTTCGCCTTGGCCACGCTGGCTAGCGGCATGATGGCGCTGGGCTACGCCGCCTGGCTGGTGCGCTTGGCCCCGGCGCTGCGCTGGCTGGCGCCGGCCGGACGCATGGCGTTGAGCAACTACCTGCTGCAGTCGCTGCTGTGCACCACGCTGTTCTACGGCTACGGCCTGGGGTATTTCGAACGCCTGCCGCGGGTCTGGCAGATTCCGTTTGCGTTCGCGCTGTTCGCGCTGCAGGTGGCGCTGTCGCAGCTGTGGTTGCGGCGGTTCCGTTTCGGCCCGGCGGAATGGCTATGGCGCTCGGCGACCTACCTGCGCTGGCAGCCGCTGCGCCGCCGCGATACGGCCGAGCCGGCGCAATGA